In Bradyrhizobium sp. CCBAU 051011, the following are encoded in one genomic region:
- a CDS encoding UPF0182 family protein, which translates to MTIGIAGPERKAPRQSAVVGFIIAAVFSGICLILLWLASDFLVDWLWFSAIGYPQVFWTTIGAKAVILFAVWTGTAAVLWLNGWLAVRFARRQPPQSVAAFVRNLSGNVPPPDLFAIVRDRLPWPRVIAGGAGLLALLVAALEVGNWGVILQFFYHVPYGADDPLFNKDISFYLFVLPAYILVKNWMMLTLVLSALFAAAIYWVHGDIEYDIHHRSTSPTAIAHGSALLALLFVVKAWSYVLDRYLLLYGDNGVVVGASYTDVHVGLPGLWLMIGLSISAAVAALANLRVRTYRLPAAAVMLVVIGSFVLSGIAPVLFRQFFVKPSELELEKPYIERNIALTRQAYNLDQIAAKPFAAEQKLTSKTLDANKATIENIRLWDWQPLSDTYAQLQEIRTYYKFHHLDVDRYWLDGSYQSVMISARELRPSLLPPNAQTWVNRHVLFTHGTGAVMSPVTRKSSEGLPFFYLRDIPPVADGGPQIREPRIYYGEEHDSYVIVKGSTPEFDYPKGKDNVYAAYDGTGGVPIGSMVWRGLFAYYFNDPNLLLSSYITADSRIMIRRNIQQRVGTIAPFLRLDHDPYLVISEGRMFWMQDAYTVSSYFPYAQPVQELGLNYIRNSVKVIVDAYNGTVDFYLMDTGDPVAATFQRIFPSLFKPFAVMPADLQRHIRYPEDLFLIQARLYQTYHMEAADVFYNREDLWQFPRQPGGGGVATMAPYYIIMRLPGEPQAEFFLMLPMVPSRRDNMIAWLAARCDAPDYGKLIVYEFPKEKLVYGPFQIEARINQSTEISQQITLWNQMGSRVIRGANLLVIPIENSILYVTPLYLRAEHGHLPELKRVIAAYGEHVVMKETLAEALAALFMEPGAAPAVSTTTEERPATGPAASQAREALDRYNQAVERLKSGDWKGFGTQFDAMRELLEEMNRRSTSH; encoded by the coding sequence ATGACGATCGGGATTGCCGGACCCGAACGGAAGGCACCAAGGCAAAGCGCCGTGGTCGGGTTCATCATTGCGGCCGTCTTCTCCGGGATTTGCCTGATCCTGCTCTGGCTCGCGAGCGACTTCCTGGTCGACTGGCTGTGGTTTTCTGCGATCGGCTATCCTCAGGTTTTTTGGACGACGATCGGCGCCAAAGCCGTCATCCTCTTTGCAGTCTGGACCGGAACTGCGGCCGTCCTTTGGTTGAACGGATGGCTCGCGGTCCGCTTTGCCCGACGGCAGCCGCCGCAATCTGTCGCGGCCTTCGTGCGGAATCTTTCGGGCAATGTGCCGCCGCCCGACCTGTTCGCGATCGTGCGCGACCGGCTGCCGTGGCCCCGCGTCATCGCGGGCGGTGCCGGTTTGCTCGCTCTGCTGGTTGCCGCCTTGGAAGTCGGCAATTGGGGCGTCATCCTGCAGTTTTTCTATCACGTTCCCTACGGCGCAGACGATCCGCTCTTCAACAAGGATATCAGTTTCTACCTCTTCGTGCTGCCGGCCTATATCCTCGTCAAAAACTGGATGATGCTCACACTCGTTCTGAGCGCGCTCTTCGCCGCAGCGATCTACTGGGTGCACGGCGACATCGAATACGACATCCATCATCGATCGACGTCGCCGACAGCAATCGCCCACGGCTCGGCGTTGCTTGCTCTCCTCTTCGTCGTGAAGGCCTGGTCGTATGTTCTCGACCGTTATCTGCTGCTCTATGGCGACAACGGCGTCGTCGTCGGCGCCAGTTACACCGACGTGCATGTGGGGCTGCCGGGCCTGTGGCTAATGATCGGGCTGTCGATCAGCGCGGCGGTTGCTGCGTTGGCAAACCTCCGGGTGAGGACCTACCGGCTTCCTGCCGCCGCGGTCATGCTTGTCGTCATCGGCTCTTTCGTGCTGTCCGGCATAGCTCCCGTGCTGTTCCGGCAGTTCTTCGTCAAACCAAGCGAGTTGGAGCTGGAGAAGCCCTACATTGAACGCAACATCGCGCTCACCCGGCAGGCATACAATCTCGATCAGATCGCAGCCAAGCCGTTTGCTGCCGAACAGAAGCTTACCTCCAAGACGCTCGACGCCAACAAGGCGACAATCGAGAATATCAGGCTGTGGGACTGGCAGCCCTTGTCAGACACCTACGCGCAGCTGCAGGAGATCCGCACCTACTACAAATTCCATCATCTTGACGTTGATCGCTATTGGCTCGATGGCTCCTACCAAAGCGTAATGATCTCGGCCCGCGAACTGCGGCCCTCCTTGCTGCCGCCGAATGCCCAGACCTGGGTCAACCGCCACGTGCTGTTTACTCACGGCACCGGTGCGGTGATGAGCCCGGTCACTCGCAAGAGCAGCGAAGGGCTGCCATTCTTTTATTTGCGCGACATACCCCCAGTTGCGGACGGAGGCCCCCAGATCCGCGAACCGCGCATCTACTACGGCGAAGAGCACGACAGTTACGTCATCGTCAAAGGGAGCACACCTGAGTTCGACTATCCAAAGGGAAAGGACAATGTCTACGCGGCCTATGACGGCACCGGTGGCGTTCCGATCGGATCGATGGTGTGGAGAGGCCTGTTTGCTTATTACTTCAACGACCCGAACCTGCTGCTCTCAAGCTACATCACCGCCGACAGCCGGATCATGATCCGCCGCAATATCCAGCAACGCGTAGGAACGATCGCTCCCTTCCTCAGGCTCGATCACGATCCTTATCTGGTCATCAGCGAGGGGCGGATGTTCTGGATGCAGGACGCCTATACGGTGAGTTCCTATTTCCCCTATGCACAGCCGGTGCAAGAGCTGGGCCTCAACTACATTCGCAATTCAGTGAAGGTTATCGTCGATGCCTATAACGGAACCGTCGACTTTTATCTGATGGACACCGGTGACCCGGTCGCCGCAACCTTCCAGCGCATCTTTCCGAGCTTGTTCAAGCCGTTCGCGGTTATGCCGGCGGACCTGCAGAGGCACATTCGCTATCCGGAGGATCTGTTCCTGATTCAGGCGCGGCTCTATCAGACTTACCACATGGAGGCGGCCGACGTTTTCTATAACCGCGAGGATCTCTGGCAGTTCCCGCGCCAGCCGGGCGGCGGCGGCGTTGCAACGATGGCCCCCTACTACATCATCATGCGGCTGCCCGGTGAGCCGCAGGCCGAGTTCTTCCTCATGCTTCCGATGGTGCCTAGCCGCCGCGACAACATGATCGCGTGGCTCGCCGCGCGCTGCGATGCGCCCGACTACGGCAAGCTGATCGTCTACGAGTTTCCCAAGGAGAAGCTCGTCTACGGGCCGTTCCAGATCGAGGCGCGGATCAATCAAAGTACCGAGATATCGCAACAGATCACTCTTTGGAATCAGATGGGCTCGCGGGTGATACGCGGTGCGAACTTGCTTGTGATCCCGATCGAGAACTCGATCCTCTATGTAACGCCGCTCTATCTGCGAGCGGAACACGGACACCTGCCGGAACTGAAACGCGTGATCGCAGCCTACGGCGAACATGTGGTGATGAAGGAGACACTCGCCGAGGCCTTGGCCGCGCTGTTCATGGAGCCCGGCGCTGCGCCGGCAGTTTCAACCACGACAGAGGAGAGGCCCGCTACAGGCCCGGCGGCAAGTCAGGCACGTGAAGCGCTTGATCGCTACAATCAAGCAGTAGAGCGATTGAAGTCCGGAGATTGGAAAGGCTTCGGCACGCAGTTCGATGCAATGCGCGAGCTTCTTGAGGAAATGAACCGACGCTCCACCAGCCACTAG
- a CDS encoding HGGxSTG domain-containing protein has translation MSDHIRNTGAMLASPRCGAKTRSGGACRSPAVYGRKRCRMHGAAPGSGAPRANQNARKHGLFTRDAIAERRQIQALLGEARKLLEGMK, from the coding sequence ATGAGCGATCACATCAGAAACACCGGCGCGATGCTGGCGAGCCCACGTTGCGGCGCCAAAACCCGTTCCGGCGGCGCGTGCCGCTCGCCGGCGGTGTATGGCAGGAAGCGCTGCCGCATGCACGGCGCAGCACCGGGATCCGGCGCGCCAAGGGCAAACCAGAATGCGCGCAAGCACGGCCTGTTCACCAGGGATGCAATCGCCGAGCGAAGGCAGATTCAGGCGTTGTTGGGTGAAGCACGGAAGCTGCTGGAGGGGATGAAGTGA
- a CDS encoding PaaI family thioesterase: protein MSEIPTYDGQPLPFEQLAKAIAERRSTYGRASGLRIDRAERGEAWSSLPYQSVFAGDTETGVIHGGVVTAMLDESCGMAAQLALDGSRAIATLDLRIDYQKPAKPGLDIKAHSICYHVTRSIAFVRSTAYQETEQDPVATAAACFMVGANRTNMLQDREAYEVPVLDCPDDASGPFAKSPFARCLGIRLTEDGVLRMPFSPKIIGNPVLPAIHGGITGAFLETTAIIGVARELGIATPPKPIGLTINYLRSGRALDSFANVSIVRQGQRIVAFQAQAWQEDAAKPIATAFGHFKLRRSAEKD, encoded by the coding sequence ATGTCTGAAATCCCCACCTATGACGGGCAGCCGCTGCCGTTCGAGCAACTCGCGAAAGCGATCGCGGAACGCCGGTCTACCTATGGCCGCGCCAGCGGACTTCGCATCGATCGCGCCGAGCGCGGCGAGGCCTGGTCCAGCCTGCCCTACCAATCCGTCTTCGCCGGCGACACGGAAACCGGCGTGATCCACGGAGGCGTGGTCACCGCCATGCTCGACGAGAGCTGCGGCATGGCCGCGCAGCTGGCACTTGACGGCAGCCGCGCGATCGCGACGCTCGACCTGCGCATCGATTACCAGAAGCCCGCAAAACCCGGTCTCGACATCAAGGCGCATTCGATCTGCTATCACGTCACGCGTTCGATCGCCTTCGTGCGCTCGACCGCCTATCAGGAGACCGAGCAGGATCCTGTCGCGACCGCCGCCGCGTGCTTCATGGTCGGCGCCAACCGCACCAACATGCTGCAGGACAGGGAAGCGTATGAGGTACCTGTTCTCGATTGCCCCGATGATGCTTCCGGTCCATTCGCCAAAAGCCCGTTCGCCCGCTGCCTCGGCATCCGCCTCACTGAGGACGGCGTGCTGCGCATGCCGTTCTCGCCGAAGATCATCGGCAATCCGGTGCTGCCCGCCATTCACGGCGGCATCACCGGCGCCTTCCTGGAGACGACGGCGATTATTGGCGTGGCACGCGAACTCGGCATTGCAACGCCGCCAAAGCCGATCGGCCTGACCATCAACTATCTGCGTTCGGGACGCGCGCTGGACAGTTTTGCGAATGTCTCGATCGTCAGGCAGGGCCAGCGCATCGTCGCCTTCCAGGCACAGGCCTGGCAGGAGGATGCGGCGAAGCCGATCGCGACGGCGTTCGGGCATTTCAAGCTGAGGCGGTCGGCGGAGAAGGATTAG